A genome region from Phocoena sinus isolate mPhoSin1 chromosome 16, mPhoSin1.pri, whole genome shotgun sequence includes the following:
- the ATP5MD gene encoding ATP synthase membrane subunit DAPIT, mitochondrial, translated as MAGPETDAQYQFTGIKKYFNSYTLTGRMNCVLATYGGIALIVLYFKLRSKKTPAVKAT; from the exons atggCAGGTCCAGAAACTGATGCCCAGTACCAATTCACTGgtatcaaaaaatatttcaactcTTACACTCTCACAGGGAGAATGAAT tgTGTACTGGCCACATATGGAGGTATTGCTTTGATAGTTTTATACTTTAAGTTAAGGTCTAAAAAAACTCCAGCTGTGAAAGCAACATAA